From the Meriones unguiculatus strain TT.TT164.6M chromosome 12, Bangor_MerUng_6.1, whole genome shotgun sequence genome, one window contains:
- the Drd5 gene encoding D(1B) dopamine receptor — protein sequence MDLCMASGVGGRPQRVRTLGHTGGRACGRQKLIGAGAGDVAATAPQRSPSARGSGSRPRWRRLYASASPAPNQTQRQRPPGALPTQDPSPGGPRAPVASCPISGEQRRTRLSPFQDLACRVSAPRVWGRSAAGPAAPSGVSDGAFAGEQGRSWDCTQRAGATQLDMLPPGRNGTAHRARLGLQRQLAQAGAPGGSAAPLGPAQVVTAGLLTLLIVWTLLGNVLVCAAIVRSRHLRAKMTNIFIVSLAVSDLFVALLVMPWKAVAEVAGYWPFGAFCDVWVAFDIMCSTASILNLCIISVDRYWAISRPFRYERKMTQRVALVMVGLAWTLSILISFIPVQLNWHRDKAGSQGPEGMSTNGTPWEGGWEREGRTENCDSSLNRTYAISSSLISFYIPVAIMIVTYTRIYRIAQVQIRRISSLERAAEHAQSCRSRGACEPDPSLRASIKKETKVFKTLSVIMGVFVCCWLPFFILNCMVPFCSSGDTQGPRTGFSCVSETTFDIFVWFGWANSSLNPIIYAFNADFRKVFAQLLGCSHLCFRTPVQTVNISNELISYNQDTAFHKEIAAAYVHMIPNAVSPGDREVGEEEEEEGPFDHMSQISPTTPDGDLAAGSVWELDCEEEVSLGKISPLSPNCFHKTA from the coding sequence ATGGACCTGTGCATGGCCTCTGGAGTTGGAGGAAGACCACAGAGAGTCAGGACGCTGGGGCACACAGGTGGGAGGGCGTGCGGGCGGCAGAAGCTGATAGGGGCGGGAGCGGGGGACGTGGCAGCCACGGCGCCACAGAGATCGCCCAGTGCCCGCGGCTCAGGCTCCCGCCCCCGTTGGCGGCGGCTCTACGCTTCTGCTTCTCCGGCTCCGAACCAGACGCAGCGGCAGCGGCCGCCCGGCGCGCTGCCTACACAGGATCCCAGCCCGGGCGGCCCGCGGGCACCGGTAGCTTCCTGCCCCATCAGTGGGGAGCAGAGGCGCACGAGGCTGTCACCGTTCCAGGATCTCGCGTGTAGGGTGAGCGCCCCTCGGGTCTGGGGACGGTCAGCTGCAGGGCCAGCAGCACCCTCTGGGGTGTCCGATGGGGCCTTCGCGGGGGAGCAGGGCCGAAGTTGGGACTGCACGCAGCGCGCCGGTGCTACTCAGCTGGACATGTTGCCTCCTGGGCGCAATGGCACCGCGCATCGGGCGCGGCTGGGTTTGCAGCGGCAGCTGGCGCAGGCGGGAGCCCCGGGGGGCTCGGCGGCCCCGCTGGGACCCGCGCAGGTGGTCACCGCAGGCCTCCTGACTCTCCTCATCGTCTGGACCTTGCTCGGCAATGTGCTAGTGTGCGCAGCCATCGTCCGCAGCCGCCACCTGCGCGCCAAGATGACCAACATCTTCATCGTATCCCTGGCTGTCTCGGACCTTTTCGTGGCGTTGCTGGTGATGCCTTGGAAGGCTGTGGCTGAAGTGGCTGGGTATTGGCCCTTTGGGGCGTTCTGCGACGTCTGGGTGGCCTTTGACATCATGTGCTCCACTGCCTCTATCCTAAATCTGTGTATCATCAGTGTAGACCGTTACTGGGCTATTTCCAGGCCCTTCCGCTACGAGCGCAAGATGACCCAGCGTGTAGCTCTGGTCATGGTGGGCCTGGCCTGGACTTTGTCCATCCTTATCTCCTTCATCCCGGTCCAACTCAATTGGCACAGAGACAAGGCAGGCTCTCAGGGCCCCGAGGGCATGTCGACAAATGGGACGCcctgggaaggaggctgggagCGAGAAGGGAGAACAGAGAACTGTGACTCCAGCCTGAACCGAACCTACGCCATCTCCTCGTCGCTCATCAGCTTCTACATCCCGGTGGCTATCATGATCGTAACCTACACGCGCATCTACCGCATTGCGCAGGTGCAGATCCGCCGGATCTCCTCCCTGGAGAGGGCAGCTGAGCATGCTCAGAGTTGCCGGAGCCGCGGGGCCTGCGAACCTGACCCCAGCCTGCGAGCGTCCATCAAGAAGGAGACTAAAGTCTTCAAAACCCTGTCAGTGATCATGGGGGTCTTCGTGTGCTGCTGGTTGCCTTTCTTCATCCTGAACTGCATGGTTCCTTTCTGCAGCAGTGGGGACACCCAGGGCCCAAGGACGGGTTTCTCGTGCGTCAGCGAGACCACTTTCGACATATTCGTTTGGTTTGGCTGGGCCAACTCTTCTCTCAACCCCATCATCTATGCCTTTAACGCCGACTTCCGGAAGGTGTTCGCCCAGCTGCTGGGGTGCAGCCACCTCTGCTTCCGGACCCCGGTGCAGACGGTAAACATCAGTAATGAACTCATCTCCTACAACCAAGACACGGCCTTCCACAAGGAGATCGCTGCTGCTTATGTCCACATGATCCCCAATGCAGTGTCCCCTGGAGACAGGGAGGTgggcgaggaggaggaggaggaggggcctTTCGATCACATGTCTCAAATCTCTCCAACGACCCCAGATGGTGACCTGGCTGCTGGCTCTGTCTGGGAGCTTGACTGTGAGGAGGAGGTCTCCTTAGGCAAGATCTCACCTCTCTCTCCCAACTGTTTCCATAAAACTGCTTAG